From one Bacteroides fragilis NCTC 9343 genomic stretch:
- a CDS encoding ATP-binding protein yields the protein MAQFTEEEKTIRRIEKRFNKGMVQYGLIEEGDKVLVGLSGGKDSLALVELLGKRSHIFKPRFSVVAVHVVMKNIPYQSDWDYLREHAEKNGVPLVVYETSFDPSTDTRKSPCFLCSWNRRKALFTVAKEQGCNKIALGHHMDDILETLLMNITYQGAFSTMPPRLVMNKFDMTIIRPMCLVHEADLLELAQIRGYRKQVKNCPYESQSSRSDMKGILRQLEKMNPEARYSLWGSMTNVQEELLPKEVEF from the coding sequence ATGGCACAGTTTACGGAAGAAGAGAAAACCATTCGGCGTATCGAAAAGCGTTTTAACAAAGGTATGGTTCAATATGGGTTGATTGAAGAGGGTGACAAAGTGCTTGTTGGCCTTTCAGGAGGAAAAGATTCCCTGGCATTAGTCGAATTACTAGGTAAACGTTCGCATATTTTCAAACCTCGTTTTTCGGTGGTAGCTGTACATGTGGTTATGAAGAATATTCCATACCAGAGTGATTGGGATTACCTCCGTGAACATGCAGAAAAGAATGGTGTTCCTTTAGTTGTTTACGAGACTTCTTTCGACCCTTCTACCGATACGCGTAAATCACCTTGTTTTCTCTGTTCATGGAACCGGAGGAAAGCTCTGTTTACTGTTGCTAAAGAGCAGGGTTGCAATAAAATAGCCCTTGGACACCATATGGACGATATTTTGGAAACTTTATTAATGAACATTACCTATCAGGGTGCATTCAGTACAATGCCACCACGTTTGGTAATGAACAAATTTGATATGACCATTATTCGCCCGATGTGCCTGGTGCATGAAGCGGATTTGTTGGAGTTGGCGCAAATAAGGGGATATCGCAAGCAAGTGAAAAATTGTCCTTATGAATCCCAATCGAGCCGTAGCGATATGAAGGGGATACTCCGACAATTGGAAAAGATGAATCCGGAGGCTCGGTACAGTCTGTGGGGGAGCATGACAAATGTACAGGAAGAATTGTTACCCAAAGAAGTGGAGTTTTAA
- a CDS encoding DMT family protein: MKGIYAISLLVVSNIFMTFAWYGHLKLQETKIISNWPLYGVVLFSWVIALAEYSCQVPANRLGFSGNGGPFSLMQLKIIQEVITLIIFTVFSTLLFKGESLHWNHVAAFVCLIAAVYFVFMR, encoded by the coding sequence ATGAAAGGTATTTATGCTATTTCGTTGTTGGTCGTTTCCAACATTTTTATGACATTTGCCTGGTACGGGCATTTGAAGCTACAGGAAACAAAAATAATCAGTAATTGGCCTTTGTATGGCGTGGTTTTGTTTTCATGGGTGATTGCGTTGGCTGAGTATTCTTGTCAGGTTCCTGCCAACCGGCTGGGGTTCAGCGGAAACGGAGGGCCGTTTTCATTGATGCAACTTAAAATTATCCAAGAGGTGATCACACTGATTATATTTACCGTTTTTTCTACCTTATTATTTAAAGGGGAGTCACTGCATTGGAATCATGTGGCAGCTTTTGTCTGCTTGATAGCAGCGGTATATTTCGTGTTTATGAGGTAG
- a CDS encoding FAD:protein FMN transferase has protein sequence MEKKTRKSFIWLAILLLGTIWILAQRNKQIPYNSINGLVFGTVYNITYQYDGNLKAEIDAELKKFDGSLSPFNDTSVITRVNRNEEIVTDTFFQTCFNRSMEISAETRGAFDITVAPLANAWGFGFKKGAFPDSIMIDSLLQITGYQKVKLENGKVIKEDPRVMLSCSAVAKGYSVDVVARYLDSKGIKNYMVDIGGELVVKGVNPKEEAWRIGINKPVDDSLSLNQEIQTTLKLTNVGIATSGNYRNFYYKDGKKYAHTIDPRTGYPVQHNILSATVVADDCMTADALATAFMVMGLDEAEVFTKSHPNIGAYFIYSDEKGEVKSYFTKNMKQYLDK, from the coding sequence ATGGAAAAGAAAACAAGAAAAAGCTTCATTTGGCTGGCTATCCTGCTGTTGGGAACAATTTGGATACTAGCCCAACGAAATAAACAAATACCTTACAACAGTATCAATGGGCTTGTATTCGGCACAGTATATAATATTACCTATCAATATGACGGCAATCTGAAAGCGGAGATCGATGCCGAATTAAAAAAATTCGACGGTTCACTTTCTCCATTCAATGATACATCTGTCATTACCCGTGTTAATCGTAATGAAGAAATCGTCACAGACACTTTCTTCCAAACCTGTTTTAACCGATCTATGGAGATCTCAGCCGAAACTCGCGGAGCTTTCGATATCACAGTAGCCCCATTAGCCAATGCCTGGGGATTCGGTTTCAAAAAAGGAGCCTTCCCCGACTCGATCATGATAGATAGTCTACTCCAAATCACAGGATACCAAAAAGTTAAACTGGAAAACGGCAAAGTGATCAAAGAAGACCCTCGGGTGATGCTAAGTTGTAGTGCTGTAGCCAAAGGATATTCCGTAGATGTAGTAGCCCGGTATTTGGATAGCAAAGGTATCAAAAACTATATGGTAGATATAGGTGGCGAACTGGTGGTAAAAGGGGTGAATCCCAAAGAGGAAGCATGGAGAATCGGCATAAACAAGCCTGTAGACGATTCCTTGTCGCTTAACCAAGAGATACAAACAACATTAAAACTGACCAATGTAGGTATAGCAACTTCCGGAAACTATCGCAACTTTTACTACAAAGATGGCAAGAAGTATGCCCACACCATCGACCCACGTACCGGATATCCGGTTCAACATAATATTCTTTCAGCAACCGTAGTTGCCGACGATTGTATGACTGCCGACGCATTAGCCACAGCTTTTATGGTAATGGGGCTGGATGAAGCGGAAGTTTTTACAAAATCACACCCCAACATAGGTGCTTATTTTATCTACAGTGATGAAAAAGGGGAGGTGAAAAGCTATTTTACAAAGAACATGAAGCAATATCTTGACAAATAG
- a CDS encoding manganese efflux pump MntP produces the protein MTGLEIWLLAIGLAMDCLAVSIASGIILRRIQWRPMLIMAFFFGLFQAIMPLLGWLGASTFSHLIESVDHWIAFAILAFLGGRMIKESFKEEDCCQRFNPASLKVVITMAVATSIDALAVGVSFAFLGIKSCSSILYPAGIIGFVSFFMSLIGLIFGIRFGCGIARKLRAELWGGIILILIGTKILIEHLFFNN, from the coding sequence ATGACAGGATTAGAGATTTGGCTACTTGCAATTGGTTTAGCGATGGATTGCCTCGCTGTCTCTATTGCAAGTGGTATTATTTTAAGGCGTATTCAATGGCGGCCTATGCTCATCATGGCATTTTTTTTCGGACTTTTCCAGGCTATAATGCCTTTATTGGGGTGGTTAGGAGCAAGCACATTCAGCCACCTTATCGAATCGGTCGATCACTGGATTGCCTTTGCTATTCTGGCCTTTCTAGGCGGACGAATGATCAAAGAATCTTTTAAAGAAGAAGATTGCTGCCAAAGATTTAACCCTGCAAGTCTGAAAGTAGTGATAACAATGGCCGTTGCAACCAGCATTGATGCATTGGCCGTAGGAGTATCCTTTGCTTTTCTGGGTATCAAAAGCTGTTCGTCTATCCTTTACCCGGCAGGAATCATCGGATTTGTTTCTTTTTTTATGTCCCTTATAGGATTAATCTTCGGCATTCGCTTCGGATGCGGCATTGCCAGAAAACTTCGTGCTGAATTATGGGGAGGAATCATACTGATCCTTATTGGAACGAAAATATTAATCGAACACTTATTTTTTAATAATTAG
- a CDS encoding DUF6048 family protein, whose product MEQKISKYSTATIVSLLCLIFSLPLQAQQQRPGARPAVKQKAKEEIKADTIPFYNGTYVGVDLFGLGSKLLGGDFLSSEVNVRVNLKKKFIPTVEIGFGQTDTWSDTGIHYKSAAPYFRVGADYNVVKEYLYVGLRYGFSSFKYDISSTPFSDPIYGGSMANPGLIDGIWGGSVPYHYNGLKSNMQWLELVAGVNVQIYKSFYMGWTLRFKFKTAGSISEHGNPWYVPGFGEYDSSNIGITYTLIYKLPF is encoded by the coding sequence ATGGAACAGAAAATCTCAAAATATTCTACCGCTACAATCGTTAGCCTGCTGTGCCTCATATTCAGCCTTCCGCTCCAAGCACAACAGCAAAGACCCGGTGCACGTCCTGCTGTCAAGCAGAAAGCAAAAGAGGAGATAAAAGCGGATACGATTCCCTTTTACAATGGGACGTATGTCGGTGTGGACTTATTCGGGTTAGGCAGTAAACTACTCGGAGGAGATTTTCTAAGTTCTGAGGTAAATGTGAGAGTAAACTTAAAAAAGAAATTTATTCCTACAGTAGAAATCGGTTTCGGACAAACAGATACCTGGAGTGATACCGGTATCCATTATAAAAGTGCCGCTCCTTATTTTCGCGTTGGGGCTGACTATAATGTTGTTAAAGAATATTTGTATGTAGGACTACGTTATGGATTTAGCAGTTTCAAGTACGACATCTCAAGTACACCTTTTTCTGACCCTATTTATGGAGGCAGTATGGCTAATCCCGGATTGATAGACGGCATTTGGGGAGGAAGCGTACCTTATCATTACAACGGACTGAAATCTAACATGCAATGGCTTGAACTGGTGGCCGGAGTCAATGTTCAAATCTATAAAAGCTTCTATATGGGATGGACCTTACGCTTTAAATTTAAAACAGCGGGCTCAATCAGCGAACATGGAAATCCATGGTATGTACCGGGTTTTGGTGAATATGACTCCTCAAACATAGGTATCACATATACACTGATTTATAAATTACCATTTTAA
- a CDS encoding DUF6452 family protein yields MKKLIKLVLFLMVAYPLTGAILSACSEESDCSMTGRPMVYAKMYTINPETKAVLNDTLDSLSVTAFGTDSIIINNQKKVHDIALPLRYTSDSTILVFHYTRLLRDTMVILQTNTPYFQSMDCGYSMKQNIISIHPIDYTETNKKKYHSIDSLYIKSNAANINGTENLKIFYRYNR; encoded by the coding sequence ATGAAAAAATTAATAAAACTGGTACTCTTCCTGATGGTAGCCTATCCACTAACGGGGGCTATCCTTTCGGCTTGCTCGGAAGAGAGTGATTGCTCCATGACCGGACGCCCGATGGTCTACGCCAAAATGTATACCATCAATCCGGAAACCAAGGCTGTACTGAATGACACCCTCGATTCATTGAGTGTGACAGCATTCGGAACTGATTCAATAATCATCAATAACCAGAAAAAGGTACATGATATCGCTCTCCCACTACGCTATACAAGTGACTCGACTATTCTTGTGTTTCATTACACCCGGTTGTTAAGAGATACAATGGTGATCCTGCAAACCAATACTCCTTACTTTCAGTCGATGGATTGCGGATACAGTATGAAACAAAATATCATCAGTATTCATCCGATTGATTATACGGAAACCAATAAAAAGAAATATCATAGCATAGACTCTCTATATATCAAATCAAATGCAGCTAACATTAATGGAACAGAAAATCTCAAAATATTCTACCGCTACAATCGTTAG
- a CDS encoding glycosyltransferase family 2 protein: MDISVVVPLFNEEESIPELFAWIERVMKANGFSYEVIFVNDGSTDRSWEIIEELQKQSSTVKGIKFRRNYGKSPALYCGFERAEGNVVITMDADLQDSPDEIPELYRMITEDGYDLVSGYKQKRYDPLSKTLPTKLFNATARKVSGIHNLHDFNCGLKAYRKAVVKNIEVYGEMHRYIPYLAKNAGFQKIGEKVVHHQARKFGKTKFGGWNRFFNGYLDLISLWFLSKFGIKPMHFFGLLGSLMFILGFISVVIVGASKLYSMNHGMPYRLVTDSPYFYLSLTAMIIGTQLFLAGFLGELISRNAPERNNYQIEKII; the protein is encoded by the coding sequence ATGGATATATCTGTTGTCGTACCATTGTTCAATGAAGAAGAATCCATTCCGGAGCTTTTTGCCTGGATTGAAAGAGTGATGAAGGCCAATGGCTTTTCATACGAAGTTATCTTTGTAAATGATGGTAGTACCGACCGTTCTTGGGAAATTATCGAAGAGCTTCAGAAACAGTCGTCCACTGTGAAAGGGATCAAATTCCGACGAAACTACGGAAAATCCCCGGCTCTGTACTGTGGCTTTGAACGTGCCGAAGGAAATGTGGTGATCACGATGGATGCCGACCTACAGGATAGTCCCGATGAAATACCGGAATTATACCGTATGATTACTGAAGACGGATATGACCTTGTTTCAGGCTATAAACAGAAAAGATACGACCCGCTGTCGAAAACTCTACCTACCAAACTATTTAATGCCACGGCACGTAAAGTTTCAGGGATTCATAATCTGCACGACTTTAATTGCGGATTGAAAGCTTATCGCAAAGCTGTTGTAAAAAACATCGAAGTATACGGAGAGATGCATCGCTACATCCCGTATCTGGCTAAGAATGCCGGATTCCAGAAAATAGGCGAAAAGGTGGTGCACCATCAAGCACGTAAATTCGGAAAAACTAAATTTGGAGGATGGAATCGCTTCTTTAACGGATATCTCGATTTAATCTCTCTTTGGTTCCTCTCAAAGTTTGGAATTAAACCAATGCACTTTTTCGGTTTATTAGGCTCATTGATGTTTATACTGGGATTTATTTCAGTGGTTATTGTCGGAGCCAGTAAATTATATAGTATGAATCACGGTATGCCTTATCGGCTGGTAACAGATTCTCCCTATTTCTATCTGTCGTTGACTGCCATGATTATTGGAACACAACTCTTTTTGGCAGGATTTCTTGGCGAACTGATTTCACGCAACGCCCCGGAACGCAATAATTATCAGATAGAAAAAATAATATAA
- a CDS encoding DUF4199 domain-containing protein, with amino-acid sequence MTESRSNLQKYAMHFGTYMGVYWILKFILFPLGLSIPFLLFLFFGLTLGVPFMGYYYARTYRDKVCGGSIRFLQAWVFIVFMYMFAALLTAVAHYIYFRFIDHGFIVNTYMGMFDELTNKEVPGIEGYISQLKEVMEMISRLTPIDITMQLMSQNVFYGSILAVPTALFVMRKPKSPEVQPL; translated from the coding sequence ATGACAGAAAGCAGAAGTAACTTACAAAAATATGCCATGCATTTTGGCACCTATATGGGAGTATACTGGATACTTAAGTTCATTCTATTCCCATTGGGATTGTCCATTCCGTTTCTTTTATTCCTGTTTTTCGGGCTTACTTTAGGAGTTCCGTTCATGGGATATTATTATGCACGTACCTATCGTGACAAAGTATGTGGCGGCTCGATCCGCTTCCTGCAAGCATGGGTATTCATCGTTTTTATGTATATGTTTGCGGCACTCCTCACGGCAGTGGCCCACTACATTTATTTCCGGTTCATCGACCATGGTTTCATTGTAAACACTTACATGGGAATGTTTGACGAACTGACCAATAAAGAAGTACCGGGAATAGAAGGGTACATCAGCCAACTGAAAGAAGTGATGGAAATGATCAGTAGATTGACACCGATAGACATTACTATGCAACTGATGTCACAGAATGTGTTCTATGGCAGCATATTGGCTGTCCCCACTGCCTTGTTTGTGATGAGAAAGCCCAAATCACCGGAGGTGCAACCTCTATAG
- the eno gene encoding phosphopyruvate hydratase: protein MKIEKITGREILDSRGNPTVEVDVVLESGIMGRASVPSGASTGEHEALELRDGDKHRYGGKGVQKAVENVNKVIAPHLIGMSALDQIGIDHAMLALDGTKTKAKLGANAILGVSLAVAKAAANYLDIPLYRYIGGTNTYVLPVPMMNIINGGSHSDAPIAFQEFMIRPVGASSFKEGLRMGAEVFHALKKVLKDRGLSTAVGDEGGFAPNLEGTEDALNSILAAIKAAGYEPGKDVMIGMDCASSEFYHDGIYDYTKFEGEKGKKRTADEQIDYLEKLINEYPIDSIEDGMSENDWEGWKKLTQRIGDRCQLVGDDLFVTNVDFLAKGIEKGCANSILIKVNQIGSLTETLNAIEMAHRHGYTTVTSHRSGETEDATIADIAVATNSGQIKTGSLSRSDRMAKYNQLLRIEEELGDRAVYGYKRIVVKG from the coding sequence ATGAAAATAGAAAAAATTACAGGACGAGAAATTCTCGACTCAAGAGGTAACCCTACAGTAGAAGTAGACGTAGTATTGGAATCAGGCATTATGGGACGTGCATCCGTTCCATCGGGTGCATCGACCGGTGAACACGAAGCGCTTGAACTCCGCGACGGTGATAAACATCGTTATGGCGGCAAGGGTGTACAGAAAGCAGTAGAGAACGTCAATAAAGTCATTGCTCCGCATCTGATCGGTATGTCGGCCCTCGACCAAATAGGCATTGATCATGCCATGTTGGCATTGGATGGAACAAAGACAAAAGCCAAACTGGGTGCCAACGCTATTCTGGGTGTTTCGCTTGCCGTAGCTAAAGCTGCTGCCAACTATCTCGATATTCCTCTTTACAGATACATCGGAGGTACGAATACGTATGTATTGCCTGTACCAATGATGAACATCATTAATGGAGGCTCACACAGTGATGCTCCGATAGCCTTCCAGGAGTTTATGATCCGTCCGGTAGGTGCAAGTTCTTTTAAAGAAGGGTTGCGCATGGGTGCCGAAGTATTCCATGCTTTGAAAAAAGTATTGAAAGACCGTGGTCTGAGTACAGCTGTCGGTGATGAAGGAGGTTTTGCTCCCAACCTGGAAGGAACAGAAGATGCACTTAACTCTATTCTTGCCGCTATCAAAGCTGCAGGCTACGAACCGGGCAAAGATGTAATGATTGGCATGGACTGCGCCTCTTCCGAATTCTATCATGACGGTATTTACGATTACACCAAATTTGAAGGTGAAAAAGGCAAAAAACGTACAGCTGACGAACAAATTGACTATTTGGAAAAACTTATCAACGAATATCCGATTGATTCCATTGAGGATGGTATGAGCGAAAATGACTGGGAAGGCTGGAAGAAATTGACTCAACGCATCGGGGATCGCTGTCAGTTGGTAGGCGACGATTTATTCGTAACTAACGTTGACTTCCTGGCAAAAGGTATCGAAAAGGGTTGCGCTAACTCTATCCTGATCAAGGTTAATCAAATCGGTTCACTGACAGAGACACTGAACGCTATTGAAATGGCACACCGCCATGGATATACGACGGTCACTTCACACCGCTCAGGCGAAACAGAAGATGCAACCATTGCAGATATTGCCGTAGCAACCAACAGCGGACAAATCAAGACCGGTTCTCTAAGTCGTTCGGACCGTATGGCAAAATACAATCAGCTGCTTCGTATTGAAGAAGAGTTGGGAGACCGCGCTGTATACGGATATAAACGAATTGTAGTAAAAGGCTAA
- a CDS encoding pentapeptide repeat-containing protein, producing MKPTIKKVQPVKVVAPFLNSQSESPVPLDALTDQEKVSDLYFLKGTVHQIAKPYLSINNCTFKQQIFSECQFKSAQLTDVRFENCDLSNVSFAGTTFYRVEFISCKLLGTGFLEATLNHVLMDHCYGQYINLSMVKMRTARFSHCNFRNGSLNDSKLMPAAFDTCELLEADFSHTSLKGIDLRNSRIAGIQLNIADLKGAIVSSLQAIDLLPLLGVKIEDD from the coding sequence ATGAAGCCAACAATCAAAAAAGTACAACCCGTCAAAGTCGTAGCTCCGTTCCTTAACAGTCAGTCCGAAAGTCCGGTCCCACTGGATGCACTTACCGACCAAGAGAAAGTTTCCGATTTGTACTTCCTTAAGGGAACCGTACATCAAATAGCTAAACCTTACCTAAGTATTAATAATTGCACTTTCAAACAACAAATATTCAGCGAATGTCAGTTTAAATCAGCTCAACTGACAGACGTACGTTTTGAAAATTGCGATTTATCCAACGTTTCGTTTGCCGGAACTACTTTCTACCGGGTAGAATTTATATCTTGCAAATTGCTGGGAACCGGTTTCCTGGAAGCCACCCTCAATCATGTTTTAATGGATCATTGCTACGGACAATACATCAATCTCTCCATGGTAAAAATGCGAACAGCCCGTTTCAGCCATTGCAATTTCCGAAACGGCAGCCTGAATGACAGCAAACTGATGCCGGCAGCTTTTGATACTTGCGAATTGTTAGAAGCCGACTTTTCGCACACTTCACTCAAAGGTATCGACCTGAGAAACTCTAGAATAGCAGGTATTCAACTCAATATAGCCGATCTGAAAGGAGCCATAGTCAGTTCGTTACAAGCAATAGATCTGTTACCTCTACTAGGGGTCAAAATAGAAGACGATTGA
- the crcB gene encoding fluoride efflux transporter CrcB — protein sequence MKEIIYIFIGGGMGSVTRYLTQIAVNERLSPALFPFPWGTFAVNIIGSLLIGFFYSFSERFNLSFELRLFLTVGFCGGFTTFSTLANDSLSLLKGGFYGIFTFYVFISILLGLLAVLAGGYLGEQFK from the coding sequence ATGAAAGAGATTATTTATATATTTATCGGAGGAGGCATGGGCAGTGTAACCCGCTATCTGACACAAATCGCCGTCAACGAACGACTTAGCCCGGCTCTCTTCCCATTTCCATGGGGAACATTTGCCGTAAATATCATAGGCAGCTTATTAATCGGTTTTTTTTATTCATTTTCGGAGCGTTTCAATCTATCTTTCGAACTGAGGCTATTTCTGACCGTTGGTTTCTGTGGCGGTTTTACCACATTCTCCACTTTGGCCAACGACAGTCTGAGTTTGCTGAAAGGAGGTTTTTATGGCATATTCACCTTTTATGTATTCATCAGCATATTGCTTGGACTTTTGGCTGTATTGGCCGGAGGATATCTTGGCGAACAATTTAAATAA
- a CDS encoding glycoside hydrolase family 97 protein — MKNMKKLTFKLACFFLSLLVSSVAMAESITSPNGLLKLNVSVNEKGEPVYELSYKGKEVIKPSKLGLELKDDPGLMDGFTLSDAKTSSFDETWEPVWGEVKQIRNNYNELAITLDQKAQDRKMVIRFRLYNDGLGFRYEFPQQKNLNYFVIKEEHSQFAMAGDHTAFWIPGDYDTQEYDYTRSKLSEIRGLMKTAVTPNASQTPFSPTGVQTALQMKTDDGLYINLHEAALVDYSCMHLNLDDKNFVFESWLTPDAQGTKGYMQTPCHSPWRTVMVSDDARDILASKLTLNLNEPCKLEDTSWIKPVKYVGVWWEMITGKSTWAYTDDVYSVKLGETDYTKTKPNGRHGANNENVKRYIDFAAEHGFDQVLVEGWNEGWEDWFGKSKDYVFDFVTPYPDFDVKMLNEYARSKGVKLMMHHETSASVRNYERHMDEAYQFMEDNGYNAVKSGYVGNIIPRGEHHYGQWLNNHYLYAVKKAADHKIMVNAHEAVRPTGLCRTYPNLIGNESARGTEYEAFGGNKPFHTTLLPFTRLIGGPMDYTPGIFDTQLSFLSGEHSFVHTTLAKQLALYVTLYSPLQMAADLPESYERYMDAFQFIKDVAVDWDESKYIEAEPGEYITVARKAKNTNNWFVGGITGENARTSTFVLDFLEPGKQYVATLYADGKDADYEKNPTSYQIKKGLVTYKTKISTDLARSGGFAISLIEATPADKKALKKWK; from the coding sequence ATGAAGAACATGAAAAAACTGACTTTTAAGTTAGCTTGCTTTTTTCTCTCTCTTTTAGTGAGTAGTGTGGCAATGGCCGAAAGTATTACTTCTCCCAACGGACTCTTGAAACTGAATGTATCTGTGAATGAGAAGGGGGAACCTGTGTATGAACTTTCTTATAAAGGTAAAGAAGTGATTAAACCTTCTAAACTGGGTCTTGAACTGAAAGACGATCCGGGGTTGATGGACGGTTTTACGTTGTCTGATGCCAAAACTTCTTCTTTTGACGAGACTTGGGAGCCTGTTTGGGGCGAGGTTAAGCAAATTCGCAATAATTATAATGAACTTGCGATTACTTTAGACCAGAAAGCTCAGGATCGCAAAATGGTGATTCGTTTTCGTCTGTATAATGACGGACTCGGATTTCGCTACGAATTTCCACAACAAAAGAATCTGAATTATTTTGTAATTAAAGAGGAACATTCTCAATTTGCTATGGCCGGTGATCATACTGCTTTCTGGATACCGGGAGATTATGATACGCAGGAATATGATTATACTCGGTCGAAACTTTCTGAAATACGCGGCTTAATGAAGACGGCTGTCACTCCCAATGCTTCTCAAACTCCTTTTTCTCCTACCGGTGTACAGACTGCTTTGCAGATGAAAACAGACGACGGGTTGTATATCAATCTGCACGAAGCTGCTTTGGTGGATTATTCTTGCATGCATCTCAATCTGGACGATAAGAATTTTGTTTTCGAATCGTGGTTGACTCCTGATGCCCAAGGGACCAAAGGATATATGCAAACTCCTTGCCACTCTCCATGGCGTACGGTTATGGTTAGTGATGATGCGCGTGATATTCTTGCTTCTAAATTAACATTAAATCTGAACGAGCCTTGCAAACTGGAGGATACTTCCTGGATTAAGCCTGTAAAATACGTAGGTGTATGGTGGGAAATGATTACCGGAAAGAGTACTTGGGCCTATACGGATGATGTTTATTCAGTGAAGTTGGGCGAAACCGATTATACTAAAACTAAGCCTAATGGTCGTCATGGTGCCAATAATGAGAACGTGAAACGTTATATTGATTTTGCTGCCGAACACGGTTTTGATCAGGTGCTGGTTGAAGGCTGGAATGAAGGCTGGGAAGATTGGTTCGGCAAGTCAAAAGACTATGTGTTCGACTTCGTTACTCCGTATCCTGATTTTGATGTGAAAATGTTGAATGAGTATGCTAGAAGTAAAGGAGTGAAGCTGATGATGCATCATGAGACTTCTGCATCTGTGCGTAACTATGAACGTCATATGGATGAAGCTTATCAATTTATGGAAGATAACGGTTACAATGCGGTGAAGAGTGGATATGTTGGCAATATCATCCCACGTGGTGAACACCACTACGGTCAATGGCTGAATAATCATTATCTGTATGCGGTGAAGAAAGCTGCGGATCATAAAATTATGGTGAATGCACACGAGGCTGTTCGCCCTACCGGATTGTGCCGTACATATCCGAATCTGATTGGTAATGAATCTGCCCGTGGTACAGAATATGAAGCCTTCGGAGGCAATAAGCCTTTCCATACTACGTTGCTTCCATTTACGCGTCTGATAGGTGGTCCGATGGATTATACTCCGGGTATTTTCGATACTCAACTCTCTTTCCTGAGTGGTGAGCATAGTTTTGTACATACTACTTTGGCCAAACAGTTGGCTTTGTATGTCACTCTTTATAGCCCATTACAGATGGCTGCCGATCTTCCGGAGAGTTATGAACGCTATATGGATGCCTTTCAGTTTATTAAAGATGTAGCAGTAGACTGGGATGAAAGTAAGTATATTGAAGCAGAACCGGGAGAGTACATCACTGTGGCCCGTAAAGCTAAAAACACCAATAATTGGTTCGTTGGAGGAATTACTGGTGAAAATGCACGCACATCTACGTTTGTACTTGATTTCCTGGAACCGGGAAAGCAATATGTAGCTACTTTATATGCCGATGGTAAAGATGCGGATTATGAAAAGAATCCGACTTCTTATCAGATTAAAAAAGGTCTGGTGACTTATAAGACGAAGATTTCCACTGACTTGGCCCGTAGTGGAGGTTTTGCTATTAGTTTGATAGAGGCTACCCCTGCCGATAAGAAAGCACTTAAAAAGTGGAAATAA
- a CDS encoding helix-turn-helix domain-containing protein, giving the protein MKKSNIYIGEIIKNVMSERQVTKAELARRLDVKPQSVDYLLTRKSIDTDTLYNISIALDYDFSLLYSIKQEQRNSDNEGIRYKLGNAKIMVEIELQQDEIIKLNLKKKIAELLDGGANK; this is encoded by the coding sequence ATGAAAAAAAGCAATATTTATATAGGTGAAATTATCAAAAATGTGATGTCTGAGAGACAGGTTACAAAGGCCGAACTCGCAAGACGGTTGGATGTTAAGCCTCAAAGTGTAGATTACTTACTGACAAGGAAAAGCATCGACACGGATACATTATACAATATTTCAATAGCGCTAGACTATGATTTTTCCCTTTTATATAGTATCAAACAAGAACAGAGAAATTCTGATAACGAAGGTATCAGATATAAACTAGGAAATGCCAAAATTATGGTAGAGATAGAATTACAGCAAGATGAAATTATAAAGCTTAATTTGAAAAAGAAAATAGCAGAACTGTTGGATGGAGGGGCTAATAAATAG